The genomic DNA GTAGACGTTTTACTTTTGAATTTAAGGACTTTCATGATGCAAGTGATCTATTCCTTGACTTATATCTTGGGAAAGATGAGGACACAGCTCAGAGAGTACAagctgacagtctggagacagaGCCATCTCAACAGATGGGTGCTGCTGTAGCAGGTACTTCAATAATATTAGAGGAATTATACTGTATCTCTGAATTTTTGACAACCGTATACTTTATCATTTAATAAAATCAGTGTCGGTTGCTTTTCATTCACAAACACTGCATGTATGCTTATTTGCATTGAACATATAAGGAACGTTACTTTATTCACCTTGAATGGCGATCAGCACTGGTTCTAACTGTTTAAAAGAAATCTTtcactattattattatcattattatagcATAACAACAGTAGGGATGATGCAGTATAATAGCATGTATTTATAAACGTTTCATGCCTGAAAAGAGTTGTGTTGAAGACTCATTATGTATAGTTGAAAGATATTTACAGGTTTGTGATTGGCTGCTATATCTCATTTCCTATCCCAGAGATGAAATATTTATATACTTTTTGTACATATGTGCAAGTTATTCAAACATTTTTTGCTCTCTTCCACAGAGCTCTCCTCCCCCGGAGAGATAACAGTTCATTATGTTGGCAGTGACTCTGTTTCTCTGAGCTGGCGCCCTTCTGACCCAGCCCTGAGGTACGAGTTGACCTACTCCTGCAACACCCAGAGAGGGATCCGTTCCATCCAAGGTTCCAACAGCGCTGATGTGGAAGGCCTGTTTCCAGGGACGGAGTACACTTTCAGCGTCACATCGGTCACAGAAGATAGGAATCTGAGCGCGATGATCACAATGTCCATGTATACAAGTAAGTGCAATGATTCAAACATTATCTCTTGCATTACAGGGAGAATTATGTTTGACTTGTTATCATTTTAAGTTGTAATTGAATTGGGccctttttttcccctttttGTAGAACCTCTGCCACCTGAAAAAGTAAAGATTGACCAAGTCAGCAGTGAATCAGTGTCTCTGAGTTGGGACAAACCGATTGGTGTCACTGAGGCATGTCTTGTGACCTGTTCCTGTGATGGGGAGGAAGTCCAGAAGATAACAACAGAGTCCAACACCCTGACGTTCTCCAGTCTGAGTCCAGGTGTCAAGTACTGCTTTCACGTCTCTACGGCGCTGAAGAACGGGACCCAAAGCAAGTCGGCTGTGACATATGGCCGCACAAGTGAGTGTGTTAATTtatatgggctacgtgggacgctagtgtcccacctgcgggacacagccagtgaaatatcagggcggcaaattcaaaaacaacaaaatgtcataattcaactttctcaaacatacaactattttacaccattttaaagatacacttctccttgatgtaaccacattgtccgatttcaaaaaggctttacagcgaaagcaaaacattagattatgttaggagagtacatagacaaaaataatcacacagccattttccaagcaaggacatgtgtcaataaaacccaaaacacagctaaatgaagcactaacctttgacgatcttcatcagatgacactcctaggacattatgttacacaatacatgtatgttttgttcaataaagttcatatttatatccaaaaacagcattttacattggcgcgtgatgttcagaaaatgtattcccaccaaaactcaaTTTACAaacatactcatcataaacgttgacaaaatatataacaattatttaaagaattatagatagactactcctggatgcaaccgctttgtcagattttaaaatggctttacagagaaagcacatttttcaatattctgagtacatagctcagccatcacagcgagctattcagacacccgccaagttcggggcaacctaaactcagagttagtattagaaatattctcttacctttgctgatttttatcagaatgcactcccaggactgctacttccacaagaaatgttgtttttgttcgaaataatccatatttatgctgtttaaaatcaatctttatggtatttttaacgtaaaatgttgataatattccaaccggacaatagcgtattcattcaaggagaaaaagaaggaacggagcgctcgcgtgaccgcgcatatccaatccctttgtccacaggcagtccactcagtaactgagctcctattatctgcccagtaacaggaaaaggctgaaacaactttctgaaggcttttgacagccaatggaagccttaggaagtgcaacgtaaccccacagatactgtagtttcgaaagggactaggaaagaagaactacaattctcagatcctccacttcctggttgactttttctcaggtttttgcctgccatatgagttctgttatactcacagacaccattcaaacagttttagaaacgtcagtgttttctatccaaatctactaataatatgcatattctagtttctgggccagagtagtaacctgtttaaattgggtacgcttttcatccggctgtgaaaatactgtcccctagcccagacaggttaaaacgTGTGATAGGAGGATGTTTTACAATCAATTGATTGACAACCAAGGAGGTCAGATCTGAAACCGTTATTTTCTTTCCCGCCACAGAAACCCACCTGGAGAGTTTGCTGCTGGACCTGGGGTTGGAGCAACACTACACAGGGAAGCTGGACCTTAGCACTGTGCTGCAGATTGATGAGAAGACTGTCACCGATGAACCTGCTCAGACTCTCTCAGCCCTGCCATGGATTTTCCTAAAGAGGTTAATGATGGTGAATGTAACTGCTAGGAGTGTGAAATGTACCTCATCAGGAAGCGAGGCAAGTTGTGATGCTTCATTTTGCAACATAGATCTAGATCTGGAGAGTCTGGTTGATAACATGGACTCTAGTAATGTTGTAAACCCCTTAGACATTGTGACTGCTCTctttctgtgttccaatggtttTCTCCAGCAAGAGATGGTTTTGAAAATGTCAATGTGTCAGTTTTCAGTGCCCCTGCTTCTCCACAATTGTGACACAGAAGAGTGTACGCTAATGCTCTGGGCCATGAGAGACATTGTCAAGAAGTTCAGACCGCATTCATTGGCAGATTCCAGAGGATTTGTTGAAGACCGGATTGttctctctgacctccctatggTCTCTTTTGTCAGATTGGGCGAGTGCTCTCTGTCCAAGTCTCAGACTCTAAACAAGCTGCTGAGTAATCCTCAACAATATCACGACACGTTTGTCCACCACGACATGGAATGTGGCGATAGCCCAAGGAGAATATCCAACGGATTGGTTGAGATAAGCTGGTACCTCCCAAGTGGGaaaaaaaacattgatatttttggTGAAGCAATTGCTGTAAGCAATCTTAGAGGGGACATCAGTGCTTTTGAAACACAATATTCCTTTCTTTGCCAGACCTCTGCAGCAGTCTTTGTGTTCTTTGACAACCTGGACACCAAGTACAAGCTACTGACCAGCCAACACACCAAGGCTCAGCTGTTTCTAGTGGGTAACACACAGAGCAAGAGCTTCAGCATTGATGCTTTGAagagaacagcagcagagttgaACTTGAAGAAAAGCAGCATCATCCTGAAGACCAAACAGATGAATGATGCAGACTTTGTGAAGAACCTGCGAAACACAGTTGGTGAGTTGATTAAGAATTCAAAGTCCAAAATGCCATTGGAGCAGATGGCTGAAGTGGCGCATGAGCTTGGAATACTGGTTGATGAGGACTACAAAGAATGTCAGAGTGCCAAGTTAAATGCTGACGCAATCACGTCAAAAATTTATGACACACCACAGTATAAGGAAAGTCAGCTTCCCTTGCAAGGACAGATTTGGAAGGAGCTGGCACGGCTAGAGAAGGAGGAATGCAGACTGCGGAAAGCTGGGAACCAGAACCTAGAGATGTACAAAAGTGAACTCCAAACAGACAAGAGACAACTTAGGGAACAGCAACGGAGATATGACATTTCAGAGGCAATGACCTGCTTCATAAATGCAATATCAAGCACAGGGCTAGAAAGGACCTATTTCTTGAAATGGATGAGAATGAACCTGGACAATATGGCTCGTAAAAACCTATCTGGCCTTAGAGAGCTGTACAAAGAAAAGTCTCAGAATTCATCTGAAAACAAAGATGAAATTGCAGACCTTGACAGACAGATTTCAAACAGTTCTTTGGGAACTGAGCATTTCCTACGTGAAATGGGTCAACTGTATGAATCTGCAGTCTTACTGGAAGAAACTGAAGAGTCAAGGCAACAACTGAAGCACCTGCCCAGACTATGTGCTGAGTTGCTTCTGGATGGGTTTCCTCTGGAGCTGGTGGATGGAGACGCGTCTAACATACCTCTGAGATGGGTGAGTGATGTGCTGCATCAGCTCAATGTCTTGGTGCAACCGAAGAGCAAGATCCTGGTGGTAACTGTTCTAGGTGTTCAGAGCACGGGAAAGTCCACTCTATTGAACACAATGTTTGGAGTGCAGTTCGCAGTCAGTAGCGGCAGATGCACAAGAGGGGCCTTTATGCTGCTCATCAAAGTCAAAGACGACTTCAAGAAAGAGCTGAACTGCGACTTCTTAGTGATCATCGACACAGAAGGGCTGAAGTCGCCAGAGCTGGCACAGCTTGATGACAGCTACGAGCATGACAATGAGCTAGCCACACTTGTTGTCGGGCTGAGTGATGTCACAATAATCAATATTGCCATGGAGAACTCTACCGAGATGAAGGACATCCTGCAGATCGTGGTCCACGCTTTTCTCCGGATGAAAGAGGTGGGAAAGAAACCCAAGTGTCAGTTTGTCCACCAGAACGTGGCAGATGTCTCGGCACATGATAAGAACATGAGAGACCGGAAAATGCTGCTGGAGCAATTAAACGAGATGACCCAGGCAGCAGCCAGAATGGAAAACAAGGAGGAGAACAAGAGCTTTACTGATGTGATGGAGTACAACCCAGAGACTGGTAACTGGTACATCCCTGGACTTTGGCACGGAAACCCCCCAATGGCACCCGTCAACGCCGGTTACAGCGAGTCTGTATACGAGTTCAAAAAGAACATGATCGAGGTCTTCCAGAACTGTGAAGCCTCTGGGAACAACATCATGGACTTTCTGGAGTGGACAAAAAGCCTGTGGAATGCTGTGAAGTATGAAAACTTCATCTTCAGCTTCAGAAACAGCCTGGTGGCTGATGCCTACATGAAGCTGTGTGTTGAGTTCAGTAAGTGGGAATGGTCATTCAGAAAGCACATGCACACATGGATGACAAATGCTGAAACAAGGATTTCCAATTTCGGAACAATAGCAATGAAATATCAAACAGAAGACGTGAGGGATTTTCTCCATCATTTGAAAAGTGAAGCCTCAATAGAACTTGTCCAATGGGAGAAGACCCTTCTTGACAACCTAACCAAGTACTATGAACAGGCAGATGGACATGTCTACTTggtggagagatacagagaggattTCGCAAACAGCACCAAAAGTCTTAAACGGGAGATAGAAAACTCTGTTTTGAGTAAACTGGTCGCTGATGTTGAGATTCAACAAGGAATGAACAAGCTTGCCACAATCAAGAAGACCTACACAGCGGTGATGGAGGAAAAGGTGCTGAAGTTGGTTGAGAACTGCAGAAAGAACAAATGTCAGAGGCCAGATCAGGAGCTTGACAGAGAATTTGAAAAGGTGTGGGAGGAAACTGTGCAGGAGCTCTCTTTTACAGGATTGAAGAAAATAGACATTGTGAGCCATGTTTTAAACCAGCTCCGGTCTAACATGATGCAGAAGGCAGTGAATGAAAAGTTGAACAATGTGAAACTTGAAGATCATGGAACAAAACCCTTCATAGTCTCTCCAGGGGGGTTCTTAAAGAAGTTAGTGAATAACTTTTACGTGAATGAGAACACAAGAAAAACCCAGGCCATGGCAGACAACCTCATAGCCAAATGCGAAGAATTTGTGGTTGAGACCGTTCAAAATAAGACAAACTACCATGACACATATACTCAAGAGATCCTGCACATGATTGAAGAGAAGTTGGAAGCCAACAAAAATCTTGGGACAAGCAATAAATTTGAACTCTCCATTAAATTGTACATTTGTGGGTTTGCATCCAGGGCATTCCAAGCAATGCATGAACAGTTCATACGTGACAACGATCCTCATTGGTGCCTTGAACAGTTCAAAGGTAAATACTTGGCAGACTTCAAAGACTTGTTCAGTGGACAAGATCAGTGTCAGAAGAAAGCTGCAGAGTTCACCAACCTGTGTCTCAGACCTGCAGTAGAAGCCTGTGTCACCAATTCTCTGGGTCTAGAAATTGTTGATGTAATGCTAACGGGGCAGAATGCCTTTCAATTCAGCTCTCGGACATTTTTCCAGTACTCTATCCTGAAGCAACTGCTGTCAGCATTCAACTTTGACAACTATGTGAGCTACATTTGTCACTATGAAGCTTTTGTCAAGAATTGGATTTTGAATGAAATCTTGAAACGCTTTTCACAAGGGAACAAAATGTTTGAATTGGAGAAGTATCAACTCAATGGGATTATCAAAGTAATCAATGAGGCAATCTCAAAGGCACAGACTAATGAGAACGGCAACATAAAGGAATTCCTTCAGGACATATGCAGGGAACTTGGAGAGAAGCTGGTCATTCCCCAAGATGCGTTTGAAGCCACTATGATCCTCAACAATTCCAAACAGGAACAGTTTGCCCACTGGCTCAAAACATCTGTGGTGGAGATGGAACAGTCTCTGACAGAAGAATTCCAAAAAGCAGGGGATGTGAAAAGTAAATTGAAAAGACAGAAAATCAAGCCGCAGAACGAGCTGTTCACAAGAGTGTTTGGCTGCGGTAAGCAGTGTCCATTCTGCGGGGCACCATGTGAGGCAGGAGGGGAGGCCCACAATGAGCACTGCGCCTCAATACACAGACCACAGGGACTTGGTCAGTTCAGGTTTAATGTCTCAAGTAAACTTTGCACTGACATCTGCTCCTCTGCAGTGTTTAGTGAGGGTTCTTTCAAATGCTATGAGACAAATGATGAACTTCAGCCTTTAAAAAAGTACAGAGAAATTTTTCCCAACTGGCATATCCCGGCAGATCCCAGCATACAGGCCTCAGACTACTGGAAATATGTGATGGCAAAATTCAACAAGGAATTTGCCATACAGTATGACGCACAACCTGGAGATATCCCCCCTGCCTGGAAACGGATCACAAAGGAACAGGCAAAAAACAGCCTTAGAGAGTCTTTTAGCATTAACTGAGAGCCTCTTCATCATCTTGAAGAAGAGTGGCATCTTGAAGAGTAATGACGTGTCAAGGCATAGTCAAACAAAATTGTCAGATTTAATAGTAAACAAAGAACATAAATGAATAATACAAGACATCTGCTTCATCACTAAGCAGAAGAGTCTGGTGGCTGGAATGATAAACTGTCATACACTTTGCCTCAGTTACTTTTCTGTCCCagcaataaatatttatttttgcaTATAATCAAAGTTTAGCAACCATTgatacttttttttatttgtatgtatatTTTGAGAATCTGTATTGGAATAATGGTCATAATTCAAGAGATGTTTTCTtgtcacatttattttttatttgtgctAGCATTTGTGTTATGTGTTAATAACATTTGGACTACGTTACCCAGCAGGCGAGGCGGGTGGTTGAAGAATGCCTTGCATGGCTAAACATGGAGTTTTCTAGCTGAAGTAAATGTTCATTAAAAGTAGTTAAACCTACGCCCCGGTTTGTCATTATATAAGGAACAAACATAACGTGGTGTCAGATTGGTAGTAGCTATGATGAGACAGAGAAAAGAAAGGATTAACTGCAAATTTCAGCGACGAAAATGGAACATTCTACCACAAGTCAAGTAACGTGAGTAATCGAAGATGCTAGCTTGCAAGAGCGAGGGCAACGAGCCGCGGCAGCGAGAGTGACAGCAGCGAGAGCCAGGCTGCATTGGAATCTGTTGACGAGCAACATACTGAAATAAGAGAAATTGACACTGTTCCTGTTCTCCGTGATGGATAGGCTTAGTCCTCCTACTCCTATGCAGTTAACAGGCAATTTAGCTGACGATTGGAAACGTTTCAAGCAGAGATTCAAAATCTACCTAGCAGCCAGTGGAGCAGGGGGAGATGATGACAAATTGAAAGCTTCCATTTTTCTGCATGTTATTGGAGAGGATGCATTGGACATTTACAATAGCGTTCAGTAAAACGAAGCAGACTTGACATTGACTGTGCTAATGGCTAAATTTGAGGGGTAATTTGTACCAagccagaacgtcacgtttgagAGATACAAGTTTTTCTCTCATGATCAGAAACAGGGAgtcagttttgaccagtatttggCTGAGCTGAACACACTGAGCAAAACGTGTGAATTTGAACATCTTAAAGACACTAGTGAAAGACAGGATAGTCTGTGGCATACTTGATAATGGACTCAAGGAGAGATTGCTGCGTGAGCAAGATTTAACTTTAGATAAAGCAGTGAATATGTGTCGAGCAGCTGAAACCACCAGAGCACAAGCTAAAGAGCTGTGCAGGGACTGAGGATCATCAGGAGGATACTGCTGAAGCGTCAAAGGCCTTTAGAAATGGACGATTCAGTCAGAACACCCTGACTGACTGTTTCAGGAAGCACTTCAGCAGAACGACCAAAAAGGACTGTCAGAGCCCCTGAAAGGCTTATTGAGAATTGctaaacaaaaatacaaaaaagggGCACCTGGACTGAATGTTTGGTTTATGTGAAAAGAAATGGAGCCACAATAGAGTAATACAGACTATATTTagttgggggaaaaaaatgtaagaaAGAAAATAATTGCCGGAAAGAAATGTGTTATTGAAAATTGCAGGTTGAGTAAACAAATGTGATGTGACATGTGTAGTTGCATAGAAAAGTAGTTTTATTTTAAAGGAAAGAAGATGTGTTAATAACATTTAGACTACGTTACCCAGCAGGCGAGGCGGGTGGTTGAAGAATGCCTTGCATGGCTAAACATGGCGTTTTCTAGCTGAAGTAAATGTTCGTTAAAAGTAGTTAAACCTACTGTGTCATTATATTAAGAACATGCATAACTGCATTCACTACATGCTTTGGTTCTTGTGTGGTGAATTGGGTTTCATTTTGCCCTAACACTGGTTAAAGTCAAGCATTGTTTTGGCATTCTTTACTTACACTTATTCAGGAAAGTGTTGAAACCATTGAATTTGAACATTACGTTGTTCTGAGACTAATACTTCTGAACTTTTCACTTTCCAAAGACACTTTGATATGAAATATTCTATTTTTTTTCTACCCTGTAAAATATCAGTAGCTATTTGTATTAGCTGAACATTTTTATTAGACTGTGTATAATACTTATAACCAGAAGATGTACACACACAAGCATCCTGATGCTTCTTACTGTATTGCTTTGTATACCCCCAAAAAAAGCAGCATTTATTTCCAAGTGAGGatatgctgtagcgttacgatttgccttcactggaactaaggggcctagcccgaaccatgaaaaacagtctcgtaccattattcctcctccaccaaactttacagtgggCACTATGCATtgcagctttacaccactccagccgacgcttggcattgtgcatggtgatcttaggcttgtgtgctgttGCATGGCCATGAAAagtcatgaagctcccgacgaacagttattgtgctgacgttgcttccagtggcagtttggaactcggtagtgagtgttggaaccaggacattttttttacatgttacacgcttcagcactcggcattctgtgagcttgtgtggcctaccactttgcggctgagccgttgttactcctagacgaactgacttgttggaaaggtggtatcctgtcagcaacaggtgtggcagaAATGGCCgtttccactaatttgaaggggtgtccatatacttttgtgtaTGTATAGtttatacaaaacaatacactaaAATCCCCAAAATAAAAAGAAAGGAATTAATAAATAatagaatgagcaatgtcagtcataaatatatatttatatgatggtgtgtatagacattattggcagtatatgaatagaaaaggtgtgtacagcagtagttatataggatagaccttgactagaatacagtttatacactgagtgtacaaaacattaggaacacattcttaatattgagatgcacctgttt from Salmo salar chromosome ssa07, Ssal_v3.1, whole genome shotgun sequence includes the following:
- the LOC106608810 gene encoding interferon-induced very large GTPase 1: MKCIRCHTLCEEGQRFCEEGQWFCEEGQWFCLGCKAIVEEEGEPCSLKDVTFDRVRSGATEDTLPMDSSSDEEDFHDASDLFLDLYLGKDEDTAQRVQADSLETEPSQQMGAAVAELSSPGEITVHYVGSDSVSLSWRPSDPALRYELTYSCNTQRGIRSIQGSNSADVEGLFPGTEYTFSVTSVTEDRNLSAMITMSMYTKPLPPEKVKIDQVSSESVSLSWDKPIGVTEACLVTCSCDGEEVQKITTESNTLTFSSLSPGVKYCFHVSTALKNGTQSKSAVTYGRTKTHLESLLLDLGLEQHYTGKLDLSTVLQIDEKTVTDEPAQTLSALPWIFLKRLMMVNVTARSVKCTSSGSEASCDASFCNIDLDLESLVDNMDSSNVVNPLDIVTALFLCSNGFLQQEMVLKMSMCQFSVPLLLHNCDTEECTLMLWAMRDIVKKFRPHSLADSRGFVEDRIVLSDLPMVSFVRLGECSLSKSQTLNKLLSNPQQYHDTFVHHDMECGDSPRRISNGLVEISWYLPSGKKNIDIFGEAIAVSNLRGDISAFETQYSFLCQTSAAVFVFFDNLDTKYKLLTSQHTKAQLFLVGNTQSKSFSIDALKRTAAELNLKKSSIILKTKQMNDADFVKNLRNTVGELIKNSKSKMPLEQMAEVAHELGILVDEDYKECQSAKLNADAITSKIYDTPQYKESQLPLQGQIWKELARLEKEECRLRKAGNQNLEMYKSELQTDKRQLREQQRRYDISEAMTCFINAISSTGLERTYFLKWMRMNLDNMARKNLSGLRELYKEKSQNSSENKDEIADLDRQISNSSLGTEHFLREMGQLYESAVLLEETEESRQQLKHLPRLCAELLLDGFPLELVDGDASNIPLRWVSDVLHQLNVLVQPKSKILVVTVLGVQSTGKSTLLNTMFGVQFAVSSGRCTRGAFMLLIKVKDDFKKELNCDFLVIIDTEGLKSPELAQLDDSYEHDNELATLVVGLSDVTIINIAMENSTEMKDILQIVVHAFLRMKEVGKKPKCQFVHQNVADVSAHDKNMRDRKMLLEQLNEMTQAAARMENKEENKSFTDVMEYNPETGNWYIPGLWHGNPPMAPVNAGYSESVYEFKKNMIEVFQNCEASGNNIMDFLEWTKSLWNAVKYENFIFSFRNSLVADAYMKLCVEFSKWEWSFRKHMHTWMTNAETRISNFGTIAMKYQTEDVRDFLHHLKSEASIELVQWEKTLLDNLTKYYEQADGHVYLVERYREDFANSTKSLKREIENSVLSKLVADVEIQQGMNKLATIKKTYTAVMEEKVLKLVENCRKNKCQRPDQELDREFEKVWEETVQELSFTGLKKIDIVSHVLNQLRSNMMQKAVNEKLNNVKLEDHGTKPFIVSPGGFLKKLVNNFYVNENTRKTQAMADNLIAKCEEFVVETVQNKTNYHDTYTQEILHMIEEKLEANKNLGTSNKFELSIKLYICGFASRAFQAMHEQFIRDNDPHWCLEQFKGKYLADFKDLFSGQDQCQKKAAEFTNLCLRPAVEACVTNSLGLEIVDVMLTGQNAFQFSSRTFFQYSILKQLLSAFNFDNYVSYICHYEAFVKNWILNEILKRFSQGNKMFELEKYQLNGIIKVINEAISKAQTNENGNIKEFLQDICRELGEKLVIPQDAFEATMILNNSKQEQFAHWLKTSVVEMEQSLTEEFQKAGDVKSKLKRQKIKPQNELFTRVFGCGKQCPFCGAPCEAGGEAHNEHCASIHRPQGLGQFRFNVSSKLCTDICSSAVFSEGSFKCYETNDELQPLKKYREIFPNWHIPADPSIQASDYWKYVMAKFNKEFAIQYDAQPGDIPPAWKRITKEQAKNSLRESFSIN